In Mucinivorans hirudinis, the DNA window CTTCTCTAAAAACTCGGTCATTGCACTCGATTTGATGGAGGGTGAACTTGCCAACTTCCACCTCCACTTTGCAGTAAGGCTACTCTACTACCTGGGCTTTGCTCCCGAAAATCGCTATAGAACAGGCGATTGGTATGACATACGCAGCGGACAATTTTGCAACGCAGAACCCACTCACAACCAAAAATTCAAACCGGAAACTGCCGCCCTGCTCCACGAATTTACGAATCTACAGACCGCCCACATCTGTACCGTAAAGCTATCTCGCGGGCAACGCTCAGCCTTCCTTGAGAGCATTATGGAGCTATATGCTCACCACACGGACGCGGTCTACCGCGTAAACTCCATAGCCATCCTTCGCGAGATTTTCTAGAGGGGTTCTAAAAACTTCGTCGGTTATTTTGGAATTCCCCCGAAAAAAAAGGTGGGGTCATCAAAGGTGAATTACTGATTCTTGCAGCGATATTTAGCGGTATGAATGCCCTTGCTCATCTTCGCAAGTTTGGATTTGAGCAGGCTCTTGCGTAGGGGAGTGAGGTAGTCTGCAAACAATTTTCCGTGGATATG includes these proteins:
- a CDS encoding DNA recombination and repair protein RecO, which translates into the protein MQYCDEGIVLHSFKYGDNQLIIHILTQGNGRKSFITRFRAKSPRGIFQPLSLVEFTAVGGRELDKLQQADFAVPLAAIPFDIVKSTIALFIAEFLYRVVGEQGVDRPLYDFSKNSVIALDLMEGELANFHLHFAVRLLYYLGFAPENRYRTGDWYDIRSGQFCNAEPTHNQKFKPETAALLHEFTNLQTAHICTVKLSRGQRSAFLESIMELYAHHTDAVYRVNSIAILREIF